GGGCGGAACTCGAGCGGTTCATCGAGAGCTTCGAATCGGACGGGGAGACGGTTTCGGCCGCGCTCGAGGACGCCGAGTTCGGCACGTTCGAGGCGCTGTCGGCCGTTCTGGGCCACCATCAAGGCAACTACTATCACGCGGTGCGGACGTTCCGGGACGAGCGGGCGGACGCTTTCGACGAGACGGAGCCCCTCGAGGAACTGATCGAACTGCTCGGCTTCCTCGCGATCGCCCGGCAGACGTTCAAGACGCTGTACGTCCAGCACGAACTCGCCGTTCTCTCGCGGATGCTCCTGTACGTCGGGTTCCCCACGCTGGTCGGCGGCGGTCTGCTGCTCGTCTCGTACGGACGGATCGCCGCCGCGGTCGCGAACGACTGGCTCCTCCTGGCGATCGCCGCCGCCGGCGTCGTGCTCGTCTTCCTCCCGTTCATGGTTCTGCTGAGCTACGCGCTCCGGATCGCGACGATCGCCGCGCGAACGGCGGATTTCGGCCCGTTCGTCCCGCGGGCCTCGAGCGAGTGACGGCCCTCACTGGCGCCATCCCGGTCATCGAGCACCGGAAGAACGAGCCGGGAACACACCCAAGGGGACCGCCGGGTAACTATGTGGTATGGGAGAACACGACAGTCGATCCGAGGAGCCGACGCCGATCGAGGAGGCGCGGACCGACTCGTTCGACCTCGAGCACGCCGAGCGCGTCCGGATCGGCGTCAGCCGCGGGGAAATCGGCATCGAGCTGGGTCCGCCGCGGGACTATCCCGATCGCGCCGACGTTTCCGTTCGACCCGAGTCGGCGGACGGCCACCGGCTCGTGCTGAGCATCGACGCGATGGCGGGCGACCACGGGACGGGCCACGCGGACGTCGAGCTGACGCCGACGGAGGTCCGAGCGTTACGAGATCAACTCGACGAGACGGTTCGGTGGATGACCGAAGACGAGGAGTTCGACCCCGACGCCGACCGCGACTCGAGCTAAAGTAACCGAGTATTCGTCATCGATGCGCAGTGTCCGACGAGGCGATCGGAGACGGTCACGGAAATACGCGCGTCACCGCTGTCGATTGGTCCAACGGAAACAGTGCACCGCGACCCACTCGATTTCGACGGTGCCTATCAGGTCCGATCCGCGAGAATTACTCCGGTGACGGCGTCTCCTCGTTCGAGAGGTACGACGCCAGATCGGACGTCGTCACCATCCCGATGACGCCTTCGTCCTCGTCGACGACCGGAACGTGATGGAAGCCGCGCTCGACCATCAGGTCCGCGACGTCGCGAATGCTGTCCTGTGCCGAGGCCGTCACGACGTCGGCGCTCATGTACTTCGAAACCGGCGTCTGGTCTTTCGGCTTCTGTTCGGCGACGATCCGGACGAAGTCCGTCGTCGTCAGGATTCCCTGCAGCTGGTTGTCGTCGTCGGTGACGACGACCGAGCCGATCTCGTTGTCGAGCATTACCTGTCCTGCCGTCTCGACGAGCGTGTCCGGCGCCACCGTGTGCAGCGACGTGGACATGACTCGAGCCACGAAAATGTCTTCCATACATCACCGTACTCGGGAGACATTATAATGATTATCGAACTTGCTCCGTTCGAGATACCAACCGGGGCGTCGGACCCGCGAACACGACGGCTCCCCGATCGAACGACGCCGGTCGGAACTGGGCGTCGAAGCCGATCATCGCGAGAGCAGTTTGATAGCGTGGATTCGGTTCCAACGCAGCAGTCAGTAACCCAGCGAGAGGACGGTGTTCGTGACGATGATCACAAGCGAGAGCGCCATGATCCCCGAGAGCAGCCCGAAGGCAACGGCCCAGCCGAAGAGATCGGCGGCCGAGCCGACGGCGACGCTGCCGGTCGCGCCGAGGGTCATGTAGACGGTTCGGACGAGCCCGAAGCCGAGGCCGCGCTCGGAGTCGGAGAGGACGTCCATGAACCGCGACTGCAGCGGTGCACCCCAGGTCATCGCGATGCCGACGCAGACGACGCCGGCGACGGCGGCCGGGAGCTCCTCACCGCCGACCAGCACCGCGAAGCCGATCACTCCCGACGACATCGTGATCGCGGCGGCGGCGTCGCGCGAGTAGCGGTCGGACAGCGCGCCGATCAGCGGCTGGACGCCCCCGTTGACGAGGAAGTACAGCGAGAACAGGAGCCCGGCCGTCGTTCCCGGGAGTTCGTAGCCGACCTCGAGGAAGGTCGGGAGAAACGACGCCGTCGCCTGCCAGGTGAACGCACCCATCGCACAGAGCGCGGTCGTGTAGGTCACGCTGGGACGGGTCAGCAGTTGGGAGAGGAGGGAGGGTTCGATCTGGTCTCGCATCCGCCGGTCGGGGTAGCGGGGCTCCGTCGGTCGGGTTCGGAGGAAAAAGACGACGACGATCGGAACCCCGACCGCCGTCCCGACGGCGATAGCCGCGCGCCAGCCGTACCGGTCCGCGGCGAGGGCCGCGAGTATCGGCGCGACGAGGCCGGCGATCGGCGCGCCGGAGACGTGAATCCCGATCGCACGTCCCGTTTGGTCGAACAGGCGGGTGAGCAGTGTCGTCGCGACGCTGTAGTGAAGCCCGGCCGCCCCGCCGAGGACGATCGCGAAGAGCAAGAACGCGACGTAGGTGGGGGACGCCGCGAGTAAGGCGCTCGCGACGGCCGTCCCGCCGATCGCGGTCAGGATGATCGTCCGTTCGCCGAACCGATCGCCGAGCAGCCCGCTCGGAAACTGCGAGAGCGCGTAGGCGGCCCACATACCCGTCAGCGCCAGCCCGATCGCACCGGTACTGACCGAAAACGTCTCGCCGATGTCGGGAACGACCGGGCTGATCACCAGTCGGGCGGTCACCGTCACGAAGAACGCGCAGGTACAGAGAACGAGAACCGTATTCCTGTACGACCAGTTCACTTACGGATGGTTCGGGCACCGTCCGAAAAGCGGTTTCGATAGCGGTCGTACGCGACGGTTACACGATTGATAGCACGCGCCCCAAAAAGTAATCAAGATTACATGTTCTCGGTGTCGAGCGAAGTGACGGATCGGTCGCACGCTGTGCCCACATTTAAATAGCAATTGCGTCATACTCGGTGACGTACAACCGATGGCGTCTCCCTCGCCCGCGCTCGACGGACGCTGCAAGCTCCTCTCCGCTCCCGCGCCCAGCACCGACGTCTTCGCGACCGTCGCCGCCGAGTACGCCACCCTCGCCGCGGAACACGGCCCGCGGAACGTGCTCGTCCTGAAACGGCATCCGGCGGGGCTCGAGTCGCTGACCGAGGCCCTGGCCGACGCCGACGTCGAGCAGGCGGACGGCGGCCCCAGCTCGCCCCGGATCGAGTCGGTTCCGGAACACGCCTCGAAGACCATCGAGGAGTTCGATCCGACGCTGGACCGCCTCGAGTACGAGGAACGGATCGAGCTCATCTCGCTGGTGATCGACGGCGCGAGCCGGTCGATACCGGACTACCTCGAGCGCGCCGGCGACCACGAGAGTTTCTCGCGGGACGTCGGCCAACTGCTGCTCGAGGCGACCCGACAACGGATTCGCCTCGACGACCTCGCGGCCGACGAGATCCACGACTGTCTGGCCTTCCTGTACGCGATGAACGACCGGTTTCACGACGAAATCGACGATCGCGGCTACGTCGAACGGGCGGACGTGATCCCGCGAGCGGTCGACCTGCTCGAGGCGGACGCGGACGGCGTTCGAACCCGCGTGACCGCCTCCTTCGACGCCGTCCTCGCCGTCGAGTTCGAGGAGTACCGCGAACTCGACCGTCGGTACCTCGCGGCGCTCACGGACGACGCCGCCCTCGTCTGTCTCGGCGAACGCCACGCGAGCGTCGAGCGGACGCGCGTCGAGCCGGGTCCGGTCGAGGAGGTGGCGATTGACGCGGGTCTCGAAGTCGAATCCCTCGATCCCGCATCCGGCGACGACACCGCGGAAACGCCGCCACACCGGGCGATCACGCGATTCCTCGCCACGGGCGAGTCGCCGGACCGGACCGACGACCGCAGAGACGCCGACGACGCAGCGAACACCGATCCGACGGGCTCCGCCCGCCGCATTCGCGCCGAAACCGCCCGCGAACAGGTCCGAGCGGTCGCGACCGAAATCCAGTCGCTGTCCGACCGCCACGACTGGTCCTACGACGAGTTCGCCGTCGCCGTGCCGCGAATCGAACGCGTTCCCGAGACCAGACGACGACTCCGCGACGCCGGCGTCCCCACGGCGACGATCGGCACCCCCTCGCTGGCGGAGGATCCGGCAGTGAACGAGCTCTACGCTGTCGTGACCATCCAGTGCGAACGCGAGCGCGACGCCGACGCCCTCACGCGGATCGACGCCGCCGATACCACTCGAGGCCACCGAGCGTCGAGCGATCCGCGAGACGTCTCGCTGAACCGACTTCGGGCCCGCGTTCCGGACTTCTCGCCCGACCTGCTGGCCGAAACCGACGGTCCGAGCGTCCGGCGCTCGCTCGAGCGCTGGATCCGACGGACGAACCTGAAGGGACGAATCGCCGGCGAGGAGGACTGGATCGACGCTCGCGAACAGTACGCGGGCGTTCGGCGCGTCCTCGAGATCGCGCGATTCGTCGAGGAGACGGACCTCGTGGGACCGGACTGGCAGGGCCTGCGCCGGATGCTTCGGCGGACGGTCCAGTACGACGCGCCGTACGTCCACGCAGTCGAAACGCAGCCCCCGACCGGCGGCGTCACCGTCTGCGCCGTCGACGACCTGAAGTACGACTCCCGCAACGCCGTCTTCCTGCTGGACCTGATCGACGAGACCTACCCGGGCGAGCAGTTCCTCACGCAACTCTTTCCGAGCGCGTGGCTCCGCGAGATGGCGGCGTATCCCGCGGTCACCGATCCGTCGATTGCGGATATCACGGAGACGTTCGAGACGGTCGACGCGACTGCCATCGGTGACCCCTTCGAGACGTATCACGCCCAGCGGTCCCGCCGACGCCTCGCGCTCGCTGCTCGAGCGGCCGAGCGCGCCCTCTACTGTTGTTCGTACGAACGAGGTTCAGGCGGCCTGCGCAGGACCTACGACGAATCACGCTACCTGAAGCTCGTCGAATCGACGCCCGGATTAGGCCTCGACGACGTCGACGCCACCGCCGGCGCGGCGATCCACGGCGAGACGAACGCGCTCGAGGCGCTGCTGGCCCAGCCCCGCGGCGAACTCGAGCGGGTGCTTCGAGAGGCCAGCACCGGCGGCGAGGCCGACCTCGGCGAAACCGAGGCCCTGTTCGAGGAGATTGCGGTCGTGCTCGAAGAAGGCGATATCGACGACGAACTCGCCGACGCGGTCCGCTCGCAGTTCGAGCTCGCCGCGGGCGAGGTGGTTCGCGATGAGTGACGGCGCGGCGACAGCACGCCTCGCCGTCGATGTCCTTCGAACGGCGCTCCACTGTCCGCGGCGGTACGAGTTCGCCCACGTCCACGGGCTCGACGGAGGCGACGACGACAGCGCCGTCGAGGACCGCGTCGCCCTCCTGCGGAGCGCTATCTGCGACGCGCTCCGGAGCGGCGAGACGGACCGCGAGTCGCTCGGCGACGCTGCGCGTGACCGACTCGCGACGCTGTGGAACGACTACGACGAGCCGTTCCACTCCGTCGCCCAGCGCCGCCACGAGCGACGCGTCCTCGAGGCGACGCTGGGCGCGTACCTCGATCGAGTCGGCACCGACCACGCCGCGGGGATCGAGCGACTCGACGCCGATGCGGTCGGCGGCGAACTGATCGGGCCGGAGCTACCGGTCTCGAGCACGATCGAGCTCCCGGAGAGGAACGAGGGAGCCGAGCCCGCACTCGAGGCAGAGACAGAGGCGGAGGCGGTGACGATCGACGCGACGGTCGACTACGTCTACGGCGACGGCTCGTCGATCGTCGGCGTCCGGTTCGTCCCGACGCTCGCGCCGCTCGGCCGCGTACGGTACCGATCGGAGTGGGAAGGCGACGTCGCCGATCTCTTCACAGACCACTTCGACCGCGATTCGGACACGTTCGAGCCGGATCCGATCGGCTCGCTCTTCGAAACTGCCGTCATCCTCGACGGGCTCCGCGACCTGCGGGACCGCCTCGAGCTCGGCGACCGGACCTGTCGCTACGTCCAGATTCCGCTGGCCGATCGGTCGGGGACGTCGGTGAACTGGGTCCGCGACACCGTCGAGACGAGCCTCGAGGTCGTCGATCTCACCGACGTCTACGTCGATCACCACACCTACGGCATGACACACGATCACCGAAACGAAACCGTCGACGACCGGCTCGCACGGGTCGCTTCGGGCCTGATCTCCGGACCGTTCGACCCGTCCGACCGATGGGACCGGATCGCGGAACACGCCTGTCCGACCTGTGACTATACCGTTTGCTGCCAGGACTACATCGCAGGGGAGGTGCGGTTCGATGGGTGACGAACCGCGGCGGGACGGCAACGGCGGACGGGATCTCGAGCCGGGAGCCGATCCGGACGAGGACGCGTTCGACACGGCAGCGACCGCCGGTCTCGCGTCGGCTGACGAAATCGAGCCGAAAGGAAACCAGAAGGCGGTCATCGACAGCCGCGCGGCCTGTACGTCCGTCGACGCGGGTGCCGGCACCGGGAAGACGACGACGATGCTCGTCCGGATCGAGCGCGCCATCGAGCGGGGCGAGGTCGATCCCGAGGACGTGCTCGTGTTGACGTTCGCGAACGAAGCCGCCGCGAGCATCCGGACGGCGGTCGCAGAGCGGCTCGATCCCGACGCGGCGGCGGCGATCGACGTCTACACCTACCACTCCTTCTGTTACCGGCTCGTCCGCGAGTACGCCTACTACCTCGGCTACTCGCCCGAGTTCGACGTCGTGACCGAACGGGACCGACGGCGGATCATCGGCCGCCTGCTCGCCGAGAACGACTACGACTTCGCGGCCGCGTCGGCCCGAAACGACGGCTCGCCGACCGATCTCGTCGACGCGGTCGATCGGTTCGTTCAGGCGATGGGCCAGGAGGACATTACGCCCGACGACCTGCAGTCGGGGCTGCCGCCGGTTCGCACCCTCGAGCTGTGCAACGAGTTCGTCCTCTGGCTCGAACGCACGGCCCGCGAGGACCTGTCCTTCGACAACGAGGCGCTGCGGTACTTCAACCGGGAGTCGTACCTCGAGACGGCCCGGGAATCGCTGGTCGACTACGGGAAGCTCGTCTCCTACTGCCGGGAGAAGATCGCGGAGGCACCGGACGCGTTCCGCGAGGACGATCTAGTCCGGGATATCGATCGCTACCTCCGGGTGCTCCAGGGGTGCGTGACGAACACGATCGAGGCGCTCTCGCTGGACGACCGCACGACGAAGCACCTGCCGCGGGCGCTGTTCGGCAACGAAATCTGGGGTACCGCCACGAGCCGGATCGAACAGACGCCGTTCGGTCGGCTGAAACACTACGTCGAGTTCCTCCGACTGGCTCGCCACTACGCCGACGTCTACGCCGACTATCACGATCACCTCGAGGCCGAGCGGACGATGGACTTCGACGAGCTGGTGCGGACAGCGACGAGTCTACTAGATGACGACGGGATCGCCGGAGAGATTACCGATCAGTGGACGCAGGTCTACTGCGACGAGTTCCAGGACACCGACGCGACCCAGTTTTCGCTGCTCACCGAACTCACGGACGGCCCCGACCGCCCGGACCTGCTCGCGATCGGCGACAAGGATCAGGCGATCTACGGCTGGCGCGGGACCGATCGCGAGGGGTTAGACCGGCTGGCAGACGCGTACGACGACCACGAGGGGATCGAGCTCGATCTCAACTTCCGCTCGCGACAGGAGATTCTGGACCTGACCAACGCCTGCGACTACGGGCCGCAGTCGTCGAAGACGTTGCGAGAGGACGGCCGGACGGCCGGTACCTACGACGAAGACGAGCCGCCGGATCGCGTCGTCAAAGTCGAGAGCGAGGACGTTCCTCAGTCGACGTCCGAACAGGTCGCGACGACGGTCTCGCGGCTGCTCAACGGCGAGGCCGCGAACGTTCCCCAGCGATCGCTGGGCGACATCGCGGTCATCGTCCGGACCAACCGCCACGCACAGGCGGTCGCGGCGGACCTGCGGGACCTGCAGATCCCCTACGAAATATCCGGCTCGCCTCGCGGCGAGATTTCACCGGGAATTCGGACGGTACTATCGTATCTCCGAGTACTCGTCGACCCGGACGCGGACGCCCACCTCCGACGCGTGTTGCTCTATCGCTACCGGCTCACCGAGGGCGATCTCGCGACGCTCCAGCGGCTCGACGGGTCGCTGTACGACGCCGTGATGGACGCCGATCCGGCTGCGCTCGAGCTCGAACAGCCCAGTCGGGTCGAGACGGTCCGGAATCACCTCGCGGAACTCGAACGCGTCCGCGACGTCTACCCGCTCTCGGGCTTTATTCGCAGGTTCAGGGAACTCACCCGGATCGAGTGGTTCTGCGCGAGCGAGGAGCGCGACCAGTTCGACCGGCTCGAGCGGTTCGTCGAGGCGTACAACTCCGATGGCGTCGTCCAGTCGCTGTCGGCCGAGTTCGTCGAGGCGTTGGAACAGACCCTGCGGAGCGGGGGGAGCGACCGGACACGGGGGACCCGATCCGCGGACAGCGTCGATATCATGACGGTCCACCAGGCGAAGGGCCTCGAGTTCGACACGGTTCTCGTCCCCTACCTCTCGGACGAGGA
This portion of the Natrinema salinisoli genome encodes:
- a CDS encoding UvrD-helicase domain-containing protein, which codes for MGDEPRRDGNGGRDLEPGADPDEDAFDTAATAGLASADEIEPKGNQKAVIDSRAACTSVDAGAGTGKTTTMLVRIERAIERGEVDPEDVLVLTFANEAAASIRTAVAERLDPDAAAAIDVYTYHSFCYRLVREYAYYLGYSPEFDVVTERDRRRIIGRLLAENDYDFAAASARNDGSPTDLVDAVDRFVQAMGQEDITPDDLQSGLPPVRTLELCNEFVLWLERTAREDLSFDNEALRYFNRESYLETARESLVDYGKLVSYCREKIAEAPDAFREDDLVRDIDRYLRVLQGCVTNTIEALSLDDRTTKHLPRALFGNEIWGTATSRIEQTPFGRLKHYVEFLRLARHYADVYADYHDHLEAERTMDFDELVRTATSLLDDDGIAGEITDQWTQVYCDEFQDTDATQFSLLTELTDGPDRPDLLAIGDKDQAIYGWRGTDREGLDRLADAYDDHEGIELDLNFRSRQEILDLTNACDYGPQSSKTLREDGRTAGTYDEDEPPDRVVKVESEDVPQSTSEQVATTVSRLLNGEAANVPQRSLGDIAVIVRTNRHAQAVAADLRDLQIPYEISGSPRGEISPGIRTVLSYLRVLVDPDADAHLRRVLLYRYRLTEGDLATLQRLDGSLYDAVMDADPAALELEQPSRVETVRNHLAELERVRDVYPLSGFIRRFRELTRIEWFCASEERDQFDRLERFVEAYNSDGVVQSLSAEFVEALEQTLRSGGSDRTRGTRSADSVDIMTVHQAKGLEFDTVLVPYLSDEEWCVDGDYVERARYRLLAATLDDEIESPLLADLAAERVGEEWRVLHVALTRAENHLFLFGSEYEYDGDDELAASTAEACLAGDIEWSVTGQRMDLWSSLTESFEYVRETYPETVVDRTDEIAASAGESPGTITYYADYEDRPVEPLETREAIETVHRLGRLLRSDTLLPAADAASAGVPEDGSDGRAGAATRIPSGRRSTALTTETVRFPVETLATATELPVAMRHSYSAMNTHDTCARKHYLDHVVRAIDDPLESIEADGTGGTGRTGASTDDESASRIVGTVFHDVAEEAFHREYGSREAWREAALRQLTARDLLAHSEGVLACIDRYFEASAPGVDRPVAEWDAVAAELPFSLSDVAGVTGDVVGYVDSIRRHPDGGLAVLDYKATAERIDPQDAVQLSLYLRACEDRFEEPIAAVGYVYVGDVDGPRVDLLEPDELPAWDSVLETLAAVDEPSFAETTPGDHCEYCPHRSLGCGPGDYPLEGDATGDD
- a CDS encoding CBS domain-containing protein, translating into MEDIFVARVMSTSLHTVAPDTLVETAGQVMLDNEIGSVVVTDDDNQLQGILTTTDFVRIVAEQKPKDQTPVSKYMSADVVTASAQDSIRDVADLMVERGFHHVPVVDEDEGVIGMVTTSDLASYLSNEETPSPE
- a CDS encoding MFS transporter, which produces MNWSYRNTVLVLCTCAFFVTVTARLVISPVVPDIGETFSVSTGAIGLALTGMWAAYALSQFPSGLLGDRFGERTIILTAIGGTAVASALLAASPTYVAFLLFAIVLGGAAGLHYSVATTLLTRLFDQTGRAIGIHVSGAPIAGLVAPILAALAADRYGWRAAIAVGTAVGVPIVVVFFLRTRPTEPRYPDRRMRDQIEPSLLSQLLTRPSVTYTTALCAMGAFTWQATASFLPTFLEVGYELPGTTAGLLFSLYFLVNGGVQPLIGALSDRYSRDAAAAITMSSGVIGFAVLVGGEELPAAVAGVVCVGIAMTWGAPLQSRFMDVLSDSERGLGFGLVRTVYMTLGATGSVAVGSAADLFGWAVAFGLLSGIMALSLVIIVTNTVLSLGY